A window from Bosea sp. ANAM02 encodes these proteins:
- the ykgO gene encoding type B 50S ribosomal protein L36, with the protein MKIRNSLKSLRARHRDNQLVRRKGRVYIINKVQKRFKARQG; encoded by the coding sequence ATGAAGATCCGTAATTCGCTGAAGTCGCTTCGCGCGCGCCACCGCGACAACCAGCTCGTGCGCCGCAAGGGCCGCGTCTACATCATCAACAAGGTCCAGAAGCGCTTCAAGGCGCGTCAGGGCTGA
- a CDS encoding tetratricopeptide repeat protein: MIRLRIVPAALALLLAAAGPFATGAARAQPAPPSRPGTVAPDDKADNPVTPQAPQRSPAATLERLFQRLHDATTQEEAEGVARLIQRRWARSGSDTADLLMTRAQQALKDKQNELAIELLDRVISLQPDWAEAWNQRANALYLMGDSIRSMLDIGETLKREPRHYGAMMGLGMILRQQGDDKAAMTAFRRALEVYPQFDAVKKAVDSLKAEVDGRDA, encoded by the coding sequence ATGATCCGTCTTCGCATCGTGCCCGCTGCCCTCGCGCTGCTGCTGGCTGCGGCCGGCCCGTTCGCGACCGGCGCCGCCCGGGCCCAGCCTGCGCCGCCGTCGCGGCCGGGCACCGTCGCGCCCGACGACAAGGCCGACAATCCCGTTACTCCCCAGGCGCCGCAGCGCAGCCCGGCGGCGACGCTGGAACGGCTGTTCCAGCGTCTGCACGATGCGACGACGCAGGAGGAGGCCGAGGGCGTCGCGCGATTGATCCAGCGGCGTTGGGCCCGATCGGGCTCCGACACGGCCGACCTGCTGATGACCCGCGCCCAGCAGGCGCTCAAGGACAAGCAGAACGAGCTGGCGATCGAATTGCTCGACCGTGTCATCAGCCTGCAGCCGGACTGGGCCGAGGCCTGGAACCAGCGCGCCAACGCTCTCTATCTCATGGGCGATTCGATCCGCTCCATGCTGGATATCGGCGAGACGTTGAAGCGCGAGCCGCGCCATTACGGCGCCATGATGGGGCTCGGCATGATCCTGCGCCAGCAGGGCGACGACAAGGCCGCGATGACGGCCTTCCGCAGGGCGCTTGAGGTCTATCCGCAGTTCGACGCGGTCAAGAAGGCCGTGGATTCGCTGAAGGCCGAGGTCGACGGGCGGGACGCTTGA
- the pyk gene encoding pyruvate kinase, producing the protein MKRERRIKIIATLGPASSTEEMCAKLFAAGVDVFRINMSHTQRETLSEKVAMLRGLEGKFRRPVGILADLQGPKLRVGQFGGDGGVMLEKGARFTLDSDPAPGDVKRVHLPHPEILSALEPGHHLILDDGKLRLVVEKASPKEALTKVLVGGRLSSRKGVSLPDTTIAVSAMTDKDRADAEVAAEVGVDWIALSFVQRPEDMAELRKIVRGRALALAKIEKPQAVARMEEIIDASDAIMVARGDLGVEMPLEKVPGTQKRLTRMARLKGKPVVVATQMLESMITSPVPTRAEVSDVATAVFEGADAVMLSAESAAGQYPVEAVTMMNSIAEEVEGDAVYRSILESQRNEPEATGADAIAKAAHEISETLNLKAICAWTSSGSTAFRIARERPNATVISLTPNRATARRLTLVWGVHAIVTKDASDADDMAFRACKFAVREHYAKLGDRIIVVAGVPFGTPGATNMVRIAFIAQEHVEKA; encoded by the coding sequence ATGAAGCGCGAACGCCGGATCAAGATCATCGCCACCCTCGGCCCCGCCTCGTCGACCGAGGAGATGTGCGCAAAGCTCTTCGCCGCCGGCGTTGACGTCTTCCGCATCAACATGAGCCACACCCAGCGCGAGACGCTCAGCGAGAAGGTCGCGATGCTGCGCGGGCTGGAGGGCAAGTTCCGTCGCCCGGTCGGTATCCTCGCCGACCTGCAGGGTCCTAAGCTGCGCGTCGGCCAGTTCGGCGGCGACGGCGGCGTGATGCTGGAAAAGGGCGCGCGATTTACACTCGATTCCGACCCCGCCCCCGGCGACGTCAAGCGCGTCCACCTCCCCCATCCCGAAATCCTCAGCGCGCTCGAACCCGGCCACCACCTCATCCTCGACGACGGCAAGCTGCGCCTCGTCGTCGAGAAGGCTTCACCGAAGGAAGCGCTCACCAAGGTTCTCGTCGGCGGCCGCCTGTCCTCGCGCAAGGGCGTGAGCCTGCCCGACACGACCATCGCGGTCTCTGCCATGACCGACAAGGACCGCGCCGATGCCGAGGTCGCGGCCGAGGTCGGCGTCGACTGGATCGCACTGTCCTTCGTGCAGCGGCCCGAGGACATGGCGGAATTGCGCAAGATCGTGCGCGGCCGCGCTCTGGCGCTCGCCAAGATCGAGAAGCCGCAGGCCGTCGCCCGCATGGAGGAGATCATCGACGCTTCCGATGCGATCATGGTCGCGCGCGGCGATCTCGGCGTGGAGATGCCGCTGGAGAAGGTGCCGGGCACCCAGAAGCGCCTGACCCGCATGGCCCGGCTCAAGGGCAAGCCGGTCGTGGTCGCGACCCAGATGCTGGAGAGCATGATCACGAGCCCGGTGCCGACCCGCGCCGAGGTCTCCGACGTCGCGACAGCCGTCTTCGAAGGTGCCGATGCCGTCATGCTCTCGGCCGAAAGCGCCGCCGGCCAGTACCCGGTCGAGGCGGTGACGATGATGAACAGCATCGCCGAGGAGGTCGAGGGCGATGCGGTCTATCGCTCGATCCTCGAATCGCAGCGCAACGAGCCCGAGGCGACCGGCGCCGACGCCATCGCCAAGGCTGCCCACGAGATTTCCGAGACGCTGAACCTCAAGGCGATCTGCGCCTGGACGTCCTCGGGCTCGACCGCCTTCCGCATCGCCCGCGAACGCCCGAACGCGACGGTGATCTCGCTCACCCCCAACCGCGCCACCGCCCGGCGCCTGACGCTGGTCTGGGGCGTGCACGCCATCGTCACAAAGGATGCCAGCGACGCCGACGACATGGCCTTCCGCGCCTGCAAATTCGCGGTGCGCGAGCATTACGCCAAGCTCGGCGACCGCATCATCGTCGTTGCCGGCGTGCCCTTCGGAACACCGGGCGCGACCAACATGGTCCGCATCGCCTTCATCGCACAGGAGCATGTCGAGAAGGCTTGA
- a CDS encoding DUF1036 domain-containing protein produces the protein MPGFPRTVPPLAFCAAAFLASVAPARADLRMCNTTSSRIGVSIGYRDAQGWITEGWWNISPRGCETLLRGTLAARFYYVHAVDYDKGGEWTGKSVMCVRNKEFTIRGIEDCLARGYDRAGFFEVDTGEQKSWTIQLTDTGGAPRP, from the coding sequence ATGCCGGGCTTTCCTCGAACGGTCCCCCCCCTCGCCTTCTGCGCCGCCGCCTTCCTCGCGAGCGTGGCGCCGGCCAGGGCGGACCTGCGCATGTGCAACACCACTTCGAGCCGCATCGGCGTCTCGATCGGCTATCGTGACGCGCAGGGCTGGATCACCGAGGGCTGGTGGAACATCAGCCCGCGCGGCTGCGAAACGCTGCTGCGCGGCACGCTGGCGGCGCGCTTCTATTACGTCCACGCCGTCGATTACGACAAGGGCGGCGAATGGACCGGCAAATCGGTCATGTGCGTGCGCAACAAGGAATTCACGATCCGGGGCATCGAGGATTGCCTGGCCCGCGGCTATGACCGCGCCGGCTTCTTCGAGGTCGATACCGGCGAACAGAAGAGCTGGACGATCCAGCTCACCGATACCGGCGGCGCTCCGCGACCCTGA
- a CDS encoding DUF4147 domain-containing protein, with product MRTNARAIFDAAVARAHPAGCLPQHLPSAPPHGRLILLAAGKAAGSMAALAEAHYLDQGFPPERLLGHAVARHGYTAPTRHIPMVAAGHPVPDQGSIDSAGRALALAASATEDDLVLVLLSGGGSANWVAPAGMLALAEKQAVNKALLRSGAPIGEMNTVRKRLSRIKGGRLALAAAPALLLTLAISDVPGDEPAAIASGPTVADPSTTAEARAIVARYGLDLPAAARALLDDPGNETPKPGHPAFANSDYRIIARPADALAAARATAEAAGYAVHDLGADLEGEARDVAAAHAELARCLKREGRRAAILSGGELTVTLRGSGRGGPNQEYALALAIALAGEPGIVALSGDTDGTDGGGGEATDPAGALVDPQTLARAAEIGLDPARSLADNDSTGFFEALGDLLQPGPTLTNVNDCRVILIEP from the coding sequence ATGCGCACGAACGCCCGCGCGATTTTCGACGCCGCCGTCGCCCGCGCCCATCCCGCGGGCTGCCTGCCACAGCATCTGCCCTCCGCCCCGCCTCATGGGCGCCTGATCCTGCTCGCCGCCGGCAAGGCCGCCGGCAGCATGGCGGCGCTGGCCGAAGCCCACTATCTCGACCAGGGCTTTCCGCCCGAACGGCTTCTCGGCCATGCGGTCGCCCGCCACGGCTATACCGCGCCGACCCGGCATATCCCGATGGTCGCGGCCGGCCACCCGGTCCCCGACCAGGGCAGCATCGACAGTGCCGGGCGAGCACTCGCGCTCGCTGCCTCCGCGACCGAAGACGACCTCGTGCTCGTCCTGCTCTCTGGCGGCGGCTCGGCCAACTGGGTCGCGCCGGCAGGCATGCTCGCGCTGGCCGAGAAGCAGGCGGTCAACAAGGCGCTTCTGCGCTCCGGCGCACCGATCGGCGAGATGAACACCGTCCGCAAGCGGCTCTCGCGGATCAAGGGCGGCAGGCTCGCGCTCGCCGCCGCTCCCGCACTACTGCTGACGCTCGCGATCTCCGACGTGCCCGGCGACGAGCCGGCCGCGATCGCCTCGGGCCCGACCGTCGCCGATCCCAGCACGACGGCCGAGGCACGCGCCATCGTCGCCCGCTACGGACTCGACCTGCCTGCGGCCGCTCGCGCCCTCCTGGACGATCCCGGCAACGAGACACCGAAACCCGGTCACCCGGCCTTCGCCAACAGCGACTATCGCATCATCGCCCGCCCGGCCGATGCCTTGGCTGCGGCACGCGCGACGGCTGAAGCCGCAGGCTATGCCGTGCATGATCTCGGCGCCGATCTCGAAGGCGAGGCGCGCGACGTCGCAGCCGCCCATGCCGAGCTCGCCCGGTGCCTGAAGCGCGAGGGCAGGCGCGCCGCGATCCTGTCAGGCGGCGAGCTCACCGTGACCCTGCGCGGCTCCGGCCGCGGCGGCCCCAATCAGGAATATGCGCTGGCGCTGGCGATCGCGCTCGCAGGCGAGCCCGGCATCGTGGCGCTGTCCGGCGACACCGACGGTACCGATGGCGGCGGCGGCGAGGCGACGGACCCTGCCGGCGCTCTGGTCGATCCCCAGACTTTGGCTCGCGCCGCCGAGATCGGCCTTGATCCCGCCCGATCCCTCGCCGACAACGATTCGACCGGCTTCTTCGAAGCGCTCGGCGATTTGCTGCAGCCGGGACCGACACTGACCAATGTCAACGACTGCCGCGTGATCCTGATCGAACCGTGA
- a CDS encoding DUF2312 domain-containing protein has protein sequence MDDPVQGDQLKSIVERIERLEEEKKTIADDIKEVYAEAKGNGYDVKVLRKVVALRKRDLDERKEEEAILDLYLQAVGETA, from the coding sequence ATGGACGATCCGGTTCAGGGCGACCAGCTCAAGAGCATCGTCGAGCGCATCGAGCGGCTCGAGGAAGAGAAGAAGACGATCGCCGACGACATCAAGGAGGTCTATGCCGAGGCCAAGGGCAACGGCTATGACGTCAAGGTGCTGCGCAAGGTCGTGGCCCTGCGCAAGCGCGATCTCGACGAGCGCAAGGAAGAGGAAGCGATCCTCGATCTGTATCTCCAGGCGGTGGGCGAGACGGCATAG
- a CDS encoding TRAP transporter permease — MERLKSMSIGGWLIALLAIAMSVYHIWVILAGPPEAVLFRGTHLLFALALTFLIFCGAKGEGAQPGWLDYAWAILGAAPILYLFLNYDYLVNRIYYVDDLTTPDIVFGCLLIVVVLEATRRVIGLALPITAAVALVYAIFVARVEPMRLLDQLFMTTEGIFGIPLSVSAGYVMIFVLFGAFVERTGSGRLFMDFATSVAGGSAGGPGKVAVISSSLFGTISGSAVANVMVTGTMTIPLMKRTGFRPAFAGGVESVASTGGQIMPPIMGAAAFVMAEFLGVSYAQVTVWALLPALLFYIACFGAVHFEARRLGLAGLPRSELPRLGTVLREQGHLFIPVLVILLVIYSGYSAPLAALAGTAACFPVAALRASSRANVTLANLVGALIDGARGTIAVALACACAGIVIGAISLTGAGIVFTQLVVNLADQALFLALLLTMCAGILLGMGMPTTPAYIIMTALLVPALVKLGVVPPAAHLFALYFAILSAITPPVALAVYAASGIAKSDLWETGWASVKIGAAGFIVPFMFAYEPALLMIGDWPKIVLTAVSATSGALLLAAGLHGFLVARATMIERAMLVAAAFSLIKPGALTDLLGLALALGVIALQWPRRGEAATAAAAPAAGAPEQAPP, encoded by the coding sequence TTGGAGCGGCTGAAATCGATGTCTATCGGCGGCTGGCTGATCGCGCTGCTCGCGATCGCCATGTCGGTCTATCACATATGGGTCATTCTGGCGGGTCCGCCGGAGGCCGTGCTGTTCCGCGGCACGCACCTCCTGTTCGCGCTGGCGCTGACATTCCTGATCTTCTGCGGCGCCAAAGGCGAAGGGGCGCAGCCCGGCTGGCTGGATTATGCCTGGGCGATCCTCGGCGCGGCGCCGATCCTCTACCTGTTCCTGAACTACGATTATCTCGTCAACCGCATCTATTATGTCGACGACCTGACGACGCCGGATATCGTCTTCGGCTGCCTCCTGATCGTCGTCGTGCTGGAAGCGACGCGTCGCGTCATCGGGCTCGCCCTGCCGATCACGGCGGCGGTGGCGCTGGTCTACGCGATCTTCGTCGCGCGCGTCGAGCCGATGCGCCTGCTCGATCAGCTCTTCATGACGACCGAAGGCATCTTCGGCATCCCGCTCTCGGTCTCGGCCGGCTATGTCATGATCTTCGTGCTGTTCGGCGCCTTCGTCGAACGCACCGGCTCGGGCCGGCTGTTTATGGATTTCGCGACCAGCGTGGCCGGCGGCAGCGCCGGAGGTCCCGGCAAGGTGGCGGTCATCTCCTCCAGCCTGTTCGGAACGATCTCGGGCAGCGCGGTCGCCAACGTGATGGTGACCGGCACGATGACCATTCCGCTGATGAAACGGACCGGCTTCCGACCGGCCTTCGCCGGCGGCGTCGAATCGGTCGCCTCGACCGGCGGGCAGATCATGCCACCGATCATGGGCGCCGCCGCCTTCGTGATGGCCGAGTTCCTCGGCGTCTCCTACGCGCAGGTGACGGTCTGGGCGCTGCTGCCGGCCCTGCTGTTCTACATCGCCTGTTTCGGCGCGGTGCATTTCGAGGCGCGCCGCCTCGGCCTGGCCGGGCTTCCGCGCTCCGAGCTGCCGCGTCTTGGGACGGTTCTGCGCGAACAGGGACATCTGTTCATCCCCGTCCTCGTCATCCTGCTCGTCATCTATAGCGGCTACAGCGCGCCGCTGGCGGCCCTGGCGGGGACCGCGGCCTGCTTCCCCGTGGCGGCGCTGCGGGCGAGTTCCCGCGCCAATGTCACCCTCGCCAATCTCGTCGGCGCCTTGATCGACGGCGCGAGGGGAACGATCGCCGTGGCCCTGGCCTGCGCCTGCGCCGGCATCGTCATCGGCGCGATCTCGCTGACCGGTGCCGGCATCGTCTTCACCCAGCTCGTGGTCAACCTCGCCGACCAGGCGCTGTTCCTCGCGCTGCTGCTGACGATGTGCGCCGGCATCCTGCTCGGCATGGGCATGCCGACGACACCCGCCTACATCATCATGACGGCGCTGCTGGTGCCGGCGCTGGTCAAGCTCGGCGTGGTGCCCCCGGCGGCGCATCTCTTCGCGCTCTACTTCGCCATCCTCTCGGCGATCACGCCGCCGGTGGCCCTGGCGGTCTATGCCGCGTCGGGCATCGCGAAATCCGATCTGTGGGAAACCGGGTGGGCCTCGGTCAAGATTGGCGCCGCCGGCTTCATCGTGCCGTTCATGTTCGCCTATGAGCCGGCGCTGCTGATGATCGGCGACTGGCCGAAGATCGTCTTGACCGCCGTCTCGGCGACCAGTGGCGCGCTGCTGCTGGCCGCCGGGCTGCACGGCTTCCTGGTCGCCCGCGCAACGATGATCGAACGGGCCATGCTCGTGGCGGCGGCGTTCAGCCTGATCAAGCCGGGGGCCCTGACCGACCTGCTCGGCCTTGCCCTGGCCCTGGGGGTGATCGCCCTGCAATGGCCGCGACGCGGCGAGGCCGCTACCGCTGCCGCTGCTCCTGCGGCGGGAGCGCCGGAGCAGGCGCCGCCATAG
- a CDS encoding TAXI family TRAP transporter solute-binding subunit yields MMTTNTLRYALFAGALLLPAAAGAQELRLMTGPQGGVWVPLGGQLKDLWEKAIPGAKIQSLPGAGIANVRAIDAGKAEIGFGNSISTVDGLEGNAPFPKKQADICNVASLYPQYFQMLVPMDSDIKSAKDLKGKSITTQPRGNTGELITGQLLKVHGLSYNDVKVSFVSYTDSVQQMQDGQAQAFSLGTAIPSGAVMDLASARDVRLLDLSADLAGMKKLNPGYTLVTVPKGTYPKQDKDVKVIGYATHIVASCKLPADQVYAMTKAIADNVPALTATSKAVAGLTPQIMAEDIGVPFHPGAARFYKEKGLTVASR; encoded by the coding sequence ATGATGACCACGAACACGTTGCGCTATGCCCTGTTCGCCGGGGCGCTGCTGCTGCCGGCGGCCGCCGGGGCACAGGAACTGCGCCTGATGACCGGCCCCCAGGGCGGTGTCTGGGTTCCGCTCGGCGGGCAGCTCAAGGACCTCTGGGAGAAGGCGATACCCGGAGCGAAGATCCAGTCGCTGCCGGGAGCGGGCATCGCCAATGTCCGCGCCATCGACGCCGGCAAGGCCGAGATCGGCTTCGGCAACTCGATCTCGACGGTCGACGGGCTCGAGGGCAACGCGCCGTTCCCGAAGAAGCAGGCGGATATCTGCAACGTCGCCTCGCTCTACCCGCAATATTTCCAGATGCTGGTGCCGATGGATTCCGACATCAAGTCGGCCAAGGACCTCAAGGGCAAGTCGATCACCACGCAGCCGCGCGGCAATACCGGCGAGCTGATCACCGGCCAGCTGCTGAAGGTCCACGGCCTCAGCTACAACGACGTCAAGGTTTCCTTCGTCTCCTACACCGACTCGGTGCAGCAGATGCAGGACGGGCAGGCCCAGGCCTTCTCGCTCGGCACGGCGATTCCCTCGGGCGCCGTCATGGACCTCGCTTCGGCGCGGGATGTCCGGCTGCTCGATCTTTCCGCCGACCTGGCCGGGATGAAGAAGCTCAATCCCGGCTATACGCTGGTCACCGTTCCGAAGGGCACCTATCCCAAGCAGGACAAGGACGTGAAGGTGATCGGCTACGCCACCCATATCGTCGCTTCCTGCAAGCTGCCCGCCGATCAGGTCTACGCCATGACCAAGGCGATCGCGGACAATGTCCCGGCCCTGACCGCCACCAGCAAGGCGGTGGCCGGCCTGACGCCGCAGATCATGGCCGAGGATATCGGGGTGCCGTTCCACCCCGGCGCCGCTCGGTTCTACAAGGAAAAGGGCCTCACCGTCGCCAGTCGCTAG
- a CDS encoding FMN-dependent NADH-azoreductase, whose product MASVLVLNSSASGPDSVSKLLVQSTVERLRSQNPGLNVVERDLDAAPVPHLNAETTAAVRAGVTETPAQREALILSNALVEELKAADTIVIGAPMYNFGIPSTLKSWFDYVLRAGVTFRYSEAGPEGLLKGKRAIIVESRGGLYSSGPAQAMDSQEPHLRTMLGFAGITDVAFIRAEKLGYGPEAREEAIRNANAELALVA is encoded by the coding sequence ATGGCCTCCGTCCTCGTCCTCAACAGCAGCGCCTCCGGCCCCGATTCGGTCTCGAAGCTCCTCGTCCAGAGCACCGTCGAGCGGCTGCGCTCGCAGAATCCCGGTCTCAACGTCGTCGAGCGCGATCTCGACGCCGCTCCCGTTCCGCATCTCAATGCCGAGACAACGGCGGCGGTCCGCGCCGGCGTCACCGAGACCCCGGCCCAGCGCGAGGCGCTCATCCTCTCCAACGCCCTGGTCGAGGAGCTGAAGGCGGCCGACACCATCGTCATCGGCGCTCCCATGTACAATTTCGGCATCCCCTCGACGCTGAAGAGCTGGTTCGACTACGTGCTCCGCGCCGGCGTCACCTTCCGTTACAGCGAGGCCGGTCCCGAAGGCCTGCTCAAGGGCAAGCGCGCCATCATCGTCGAGAGCCGCGGCGGCCTCTACAGCAGCGGCCCGGCCCAGGCCATGGACTCGCAGGAGCCGCATCTGCGCACCATGCTCGGCTTCGCGGGGATCACCGACGTCGCCTTCATCCGCGCCGAGAAGCTGGGCTATGGACCGGAGGCGCGCGAAGAGGCGATCCGCAACGCCAATGCCGAACTCGCCCTCGTCGCGTAA
- a CDS encoding LysR family transcriptional regulator, protein MAELDDIRSFIAVVEAGGFGRAAQTLGLAKSIVSRRVSRLEEELGTRLLSRTTRGVAATEAGLEFKARSERILAELEEAREAVAQRAGGVAGRLRLAMPMTFGNRHVAPVLGELAQMYPRLEIDVQASDRYVDLIGERFDAAIRIGSLKDSSLIARKIAPVHATVVGSPAYFARRGRPEIPADLNDHDCLLYSGTNDQDWVFRAGKRWITVRPPGRMQSDSGDTLLSWAVAGLGLAVLPTFIASDAIRSGAVEPILLDHPMPTRALYVVRPPGAYVPGKVRVLIDLLVERFGGTPYWDPCQMAAHERGLRLDEPLSEQLTPAASPAHQAA, encoded by the coding sequence ATGGCGGAGCTCGACGATATCCGAAGCTTCATCGCCGTGGTCGAGGCGGGCGGTTTCGGCCGGGCGGCGCAGACGCTGGGCCTGGCGAAATCGATCGTCAGCCGGCGCGTGAGCCGCCTGGAGGAGGAGCTCGGCACGCGCCTGCTCAGCCGCACGACGCGCGGCGTCGCGGCGACCGAGGCCGGGCTCGAGTTCAAGGCGCGCAGCGAGCGCATCCTGGCCGAGCTGGAGGAGGCGCGCGAGGCGGTGGCACAGCGCGCCGGCGGCGTCGCCGGGCGCCTGCGACTGGCCATGCCGATGACCTTCGGCAACCGGCATGTCGCGCCAGTGCTCGGCGAGTTGGCGCAGATGTATCCGCGGCTCGAAATCGACGTGCAGGCGAGCGATCGCTATGTCGACCTGATCGGCGAGCGCTTCGATGCCGCGATCCGCATCGGCTCGCTCAAGGATTCCAGCCTGATCGCCCGCAAGATCGCGCCGGTCCATGCCACGGTCGTCGGCAGCCCGGCCTATTTCGCGCGGCGCGGGCGCCCGGAGATCCCCGCCGACCTCAACGACCATGACTGCCTGCTCTATAGCGGCACCAACGATCAGGACTGGGTGTTCCGCGCCGGCAAGCGTTGGATCACGGTCCGGCCGCCGGGCCGGATGCAGTCCGACAGCGGCGACACGCTGCTGTCCTGGGCGGTGGCGGGTCTCGGACTGGCCGTGCTGCCGACCTTCATCGCCTCTGATGCGATCCGCTCCGGCGCCGTCGAGCCGATTCTGCTGGATCATCCGATGCCGACGCGGGCGCTTTATGTCGTGCGTCCGCCCGGCGCCTATGTTCCCGGCAAGGTCCGGGTGCTCATCGATCTCCTGGTCGAGCGCTTCGGCGGCACCCCTTATTGGGACCCCTGCCAGATGGCCGCTCATGAACGCGGCCTCCGGCTCGACGAGCCGTTGAGCGAACAGCTCACGCCCGCTGCGAGCCCCGCGCATCAAGCGGCGTGA
- a CDS encoding glutathione S-transferase family protein: MLLVGMLDSPYVRRAAITGTLLEVPFEHRSVSVFRHMEEFRAINPLIKAPTLVTDDGIVISESLLIIQHFEDVAGRSLRPLEGVARRRDLALTGIGIVAADKAVSVEYERKRPEAQRYAPWQERILNQLHVALDLLDAAAKEGELTAGPELLPSDIAAAIAWGFCRFVIPEFAPEERWPALAEQARACEALDVFKAWPIDRE, from the coding sequence ATGCTGCTCGTCGGAATGCTGGATAGCCCCTATGTCCGCCGCGCGGCGATCACGGGGACCTTGCTGGAGGTGCCGTTCGAGCATCGCTCGGTCTCGGTCTTCCGGCATATGGAGGAATTCCGGGCGATCAACCCGCTGATCAAGGCGCCCACGCTCGTCACCGATGACGGCATCGTCATCAGCGAATCGCTGCTGATCATCCAGCATTTCGAGGATGTCGCCGGGCGCTCGCTGCGCCCGCTCGAAGGCGTGGCGCGCCGGCGCGACCTCGCGCTGACCGGCATCGGCATCGTGGCGGCCGACAAGGCCGTCTCGGTCGAATACGAGCGCAAGCGCCCCGAGGCGCAGCGCTACGCGCCCTGGCAGGAGCGCATCCTCAACCAGCTTCACGTCGCGCTCGATCTGCTCGACGCGGCTGCCAAGGAGGGCGAATTGACGGCGGGGCCGGAACTGCTGCCGAGCGATATCGCGGCCGCCATCGCCTGGGGCTTCTGCCGTTTCGTGATTCCGGAATTCGCACCGGAGGAGCGCTGGCCGGCGCTCGCCGAACAGGCGCGCGCCTGCGAGGCGCTCGACGTGTTCAAGGCCTGGCCGATCGACCGGGAATAG